In Microaerobacter geothermalis, a single genomic region encodes these proteins:
- a CDS encoding P-II family nitrogen regulator, with protein sequence MKKVEAILRPQKLTDTIKALQEIGVTGFTVSQVVGRGRQKDLRGVYRGHNYTVNLHPKVKLEIVLSDYMVPITIKTIIASAQTGEDGDGKIFVTPVLEAYNIRSGMIDDTIDELKKVREGN encoded by the coding sequence ATGAAGAAGGTGGAAGCTATTTTACGTCCGCAAAAACTAACGGATACTATTAAAGCTCTGCAAGAAATTGGAGTCACCGGATTTACCGTTTCTCAAGTGGTAGGCCGGGGGCGTCAGAAAGATTTACGTGGTGTTTACCGCGGACATAACTATACGGTAAATTTACACCCAAAAGTAAAGCTGGAAATCGTATTATCCGATTATATGGTTCCCATTACCATCAAAACCATCATTGCCTCTGCTCAAACTGGAGAAGATGGCGACGGGAAAATATTTGTTACACCAGTTCTAGAAGCTTACAACATTCGATCGGGCATGATCGATGATACCATCGATGAATTAAAGAAAGTCAGGGAGGGGAACTAG
- a CDS encoding ammonium transporter has translation MEFLYLNTIWVVLAAAMVLFMEGGFSLLEAGLVRTKNAVNVTMKIFVDLTIGALAFWLVGFGFMFGADKMGFIGTSLFGSPQNIALDLQLPSAAFILFQLGFAVASISIISGAVAERMNFKAYILMAALVAMFLYPISGHWVWQADGWLAKLGMKDFAGSGVIHAMAGFAALAMAWVLGPRRGRFNSDGSANVFAPSNIPLASCGTFILWFGWFGFNAGSTLDASSPALSVIALNTMLAAAAGGSSALLFTMFKYGKADPSMTMNGALAGLVAITAGVAYVESLSAIIIGAIGGILVIGATLLVDRLKIDDPVGAVAVHGFNGIFGTIAVGLFDSAEGFFTTGNTSLLFVQILGALVLSIWGFAGGFAMAHFTRITVGLRASAKEEEEGLDMAYHGIPAYNDLERFVDVPSSLYDFQATTGVNVVQPKTTKVS, from the coding sequence GTGGAATTCTTGTATCTGAATACCATATGGGTAGTTTTGGCAGCCGCCATGGTATTGTTCATGGAAGGCGGATTCAGTTTATTGGAGGCTGGTCTGGTAAGAACCAAAAATGCGGTGAATGTCACCATGAAAATTTTTGTTGATTTAACCATCGGCGCTCTGGCCTTCTGGTTGGTTGGATTTGGATTTATGTTTGGAGCTGATAAGATGGGCTTTATCGGAACCAGTTTGTTCGGATCTCCGCAAAATATCGCCCTCGACCTTCAACTGCCGTCAGCAGCCTTTATTCTATTCCAGCTGGGTTTTGCCGTTGCTAGCATCTCTATTATTTCCGGCGCTGTGGCAGAACGAATGAATTTTAAAGCCTATATTCTTATGGCTGCCCTTGTGGCCATGTTCCTCTATCCCATCTCCGGCCATTGGGTTTGGCAAGCAGATGGTTGGTTGGCAAAACTGGGCATGAAGGATTTTGCCGGTTCAGGGGTTATTCATGCAATGGCTGGCTTTGCTGCTTTAGCCATGGCTTGGGTACTCGGCCCAAGAAGAGGCCGGTTTAATTCCGATGGTAGTGCCAACGTTTTTGCCCCCAGCAACATTCCATTGGCCTCCTGTGGAACCTTTATTCTATGGTTCGGATGGTTCGGTTTTAATGCTGGAAGTACATTGGATGCATCAAGTCCCGCACTATCGGTGATCGCCCTGAATACCATGCTGGCTGCTGCTGCAGGAGGTTCTTCAGCGCTCTTGTTCACGATGTTTAAATACGGAAAGGCAGACCCCAGTATGACCATGAACGGCGCTTTAGCCGGCCTTGTCGCTATCACGGCAGGGGTAGCTTACGTGGAATCCTTAAGTGCGATTATTATTGGAGCTATCGGAGGTATTCTGGTAATCGGCGCTACTTTGCTTGTTGACCGTTTGAAAATTGACGACCCCGTGGGTGCTGTTGCTGTTCACGGCTTTAACGGAATTTTTGGAACCATTGCCGTAGGACTGTTTGATTCGGCGGAAGGTTTTTTTACAACCGGAAACACATCCTTGCTCTTCGTTCAGATTCTTGGAGCACTGGTATTAAGCATCTGGGGGTTTGCCGGAGGATTTGCCATGGCCCATTTCACCAGAATAACCGTTGGCTTGCGTGCTTCTGCCAAGGAAGAAGAAGAAGGTTTGGATATGGCTTATCATGGGATCCCGGCCTATAATGATTTGGAACGCTTCGTTGATGTGCCAAGCAGCCTCTATGATTTTCAGGCAACCACCGGCGTTAATGTGGTACAACCCAAGACAACAAAGGTAAGCTGA
- a CDS encoding FRG domain-containing protein has translation MENNIPLFEITSISDFLEKIRLIRHKERLLWFRGQKSDTYSLLPSIYRNPYHVELEYELISRFKARAIPFLDRLPQTDWEWMFLMQHYGVPTRLLDWSEGALIALAFAVQVRKEKHKNHGAVVWALDPIALNQFSIDTHEHSVGLILNMNDYQVIERNYSIKSQEVPDILLPVAIVGPQNNRRIVAQKGVFTLFSPKGGATMETFEKAPEFLSKLYIPQESVQRIERELYDLGITETSLFPDLDAVAREIVREVGEQLIEK, from the coding sequence ATGGAGAATAATATACCATTATTTGAGATAACCAGTATCTCAGACTTTCTTGAAAAAATAAGGTTGATTCGTCATAAAGAAAGATTGTTATGGTTCAGAGGGCAAAAATCAGATACCTATTCGCTGCTCCCTTCCATTTATCGGAATCCTTATCATGTGGAACTGGAATATGAGTTGATTAGCCGATTTAAAGCCAGAGCCATTCCTTTTCTCGATCGTCTCCCTCAAACCGATTGGGAGTGGATGTTTTTGATGCAGCATTATGGAGTTCCTACCAGATTGCTGGATTGGTCGGAGGGGGCTCTGATCGCCCTTGCTTTTGCCGTTCAGGTTAGAAAAGAAAAGCACAAAAATCATGGAGCTGTTGTTTGGGCCCTTGACCCCATCGCTTTAAATCAGTTTTCTATCGATACCCATGAACATTCCGTTGGATTAATTCTCAATATGAATGACTATCAAGTGATTGAAAGAAATTACAGCATCAAATCACAGGAAGTTCCCGATATTTTATTGCCCGTTGCCATTGTAGGTCCGCAAAATAACAGGAGAATCGTTGCCCAAAAGGGAGTATTCACCTTGTTTTCTCCAAAAGGTGGGGCGACTATGGAAACTTTTGAGAAAGCTCCTGAGTTTTTATCAAAATTATATATTCCGCAAGAAAGTGTCCAACGAATAGAAAGGGAGTTATATGATTTGGGAATCACCGAAACTAGCTTGTTTCCCGACCTGGATGCCGTGGCAAGGGAGATTGTCAGGGAAGTGGGTGAACAATTAATAGAAAAATAA
- the bioC gene encoding malonyl-ACP O-methyltransferase BioC has translation MIDKQLLKKRFSTNAKSYDRYANVQKKMALELIKLLQLNKGIRKTEMNILEVGCGTGYLTEQLCHLYPKANITAVDLAPGMIEMARQRVVKNVTFCCGDIEEMIMSDPYDMIISNATFQWLNHLESTLRRLFTWLTNDGGIYFSTFGNQTFTELHTSFQLAKQRLQIDSTGSLGQSFYSLDDLNGLCQRSLHDSNWDSTFTIQAYEKMEYEYFPTMQDFFTSIRRIGANNSNQGEYCLRPTLFKEMIRIYETNFRKESQMQVSYHCLFLSIIKT, from the coding sequence AACGCAAAATCGTATGATCGATACGCAAATGTTCAAAAGAAAATGGCCCTAGAGTTGATAAAGTTGCTTCAATTGAATAAAGGGATCAGAAAGACGGAAATGAATATACTTGAGGTTGGGTGTGGAACTGGTTATTTAACAGAACAATTATGCCATCTTTATCCTAAAGCCAATATTACGGCAGTTGATTTGGCACCGGGAATGATTGAAATGGCCAGGCAGCGGGTGGTAAAAAACGTTACCTTTTGTTGCGGGGATATTGAAGAAATGATAATGAGTGACCCATATGATATGATTATTTCTAATGCAACCTTTCAATGGCTTAATCATCTTGAAAGTACATTGAGACGATTGTTTACTTGGTTAACAAATGACGGAGGAATTTATTTTTCCACTTTTGGAAACCAGACGTTCACAGAATTGCATACCTCTTTTCAATTGGCAAAACAGCGTCTTCAAATTGATTCGACGGGTTCTCTAGGGCAATCGTTCTATAGTTTGGACGATCTGAATGGATTGTGCCAGCGTTCTTTGCATGATTCGAACTGGGATTCAACATTTACCATTCAGGCTTATGAAAAGATGGAGTACGAATACTTCCCTACGATGCAGGATTTTTTTACATCGATTAGAAGGATTGGAGCAAATAACAGTAATCAGGGAGAATACTGCCTACGACCGACGCTTTTTAAGGAAATGATCAGGATTTATGAAACAAACTTTCGTAAAGAAAGTCAGATGCAGGTTTCTTACCATTGTCTTTTTCTAAGTATTATAAAAACTTGA